One Mycolicibacterium parafortuitum DNA segment encodes these proteins:
- a CDS encoding cytidylyltransferase domain-containing protein produces the protein MTTTVAIVPMRHNSERVPGKNYRLLAGLPLYHHVVRTLMAVPEIDRVIIDTDSEIIIEDCARSFSDAQVLIRPEHLRDGAIPMNDVLLNTLEQVEADVVLQTHSTNPFLKPETLSSALQQFSSPDRAFDSMFSVTRLQARLWDENAVPVNHDPSVLLRTQDLAPLFVENSCFFIFTPTLLRERHNRIGYQPRMFEMSALEAVDIDIEEDFALAVAIAQQSEIETRR, from the coding sequence ATGACAACAACCGTCGCCATCGTCCCGATGCGCCATAACAGCGAACGTGTTCCAGGCAAGAATTACCGGCTTTTAGCGGGACTGCCTCTGTACCACCATGTGGTCCGCACACTCATGGCAGTACCTGAAATAGACCGAGTCATCATCGATACTGATAGTGAGATCATTATTGAAGACTGCGCAAGGAGCTTTTCAGACGCACAGGTTTTGATTCGCCCGGAACACTTACGGGACGGCGCCATACCGATGAACGATGTCTTGCTCAACACCCTAGAGCAAGTTGAAGCAGACGTCGTACTCCAAACGCATTCCACAAATCCATTTTTGAAGCCCGAGACTCTCTCGTCGGCGCTTCAGCAGTTCAGCTCGCCGGACCGAGCTTTCGATTCAATGTTCAGTGTCACGCGCTTACAGGCTCGCTTGTGGGACGAAAATGCGGTACCTGTTAATCATGATCCCTCTGTTTTATTGAGGACGCAGGATCTTGCTCCCTTATTTGTCGAGAATTCTTGCTTCTTTATTTTCACGCCAACACTTCTCCGCGAACGTCATAATAGAATTGGTTACCAGCCCCGTATGTTTGAGATGTCCGCGCTCGAAGCAGTAGACATAGATATCGAAGAAGACTTCGCGTTGGCCGTTGCTATCGCTCAGCAAAGTGAAATCGAAACCCGGCGATGA
- a CDS encoding phosphoglycerate dehydrogenase has translation MQVELPHHLERITQLGYEVIAPELGDRQQFTATELLEFRHGLVGIIAGDDELSREFFDGTPNLRTVIRWGIGMDSVDREAAAMHGVTIRNTPGVFGAEVADSAFGYILNLARSYITVDAAVRRGEWPKAEGITLAKSRLGIIGFGAIGQEIAARGRGFSMDVVAFDPYVPSPAPPGITLLDLDTLLTTSKFVVLACPLTADTYHLIDSQRLGLMRADAYLINVARGPVVSEVDLIAALECGLISGAGLDVFEVEPLPLDSRLREMPNVVLGSHNGSNTREGVSRASRAAVDFLIEELSR, from the coding sequence ATGCAGGTAGAACTTCCGCATCACCTGGAACGCATTACTCAGCTAGGTTACGAGGTGATTGCACCCGAATTGGGAGACCGTCAACAATTCACCGCGACGGAACTGCTCGAATTTCGTCATGGCCTTGTAGGGATAATCGCAGGAGACGATGAACTCAGCCGCGAGTTTTTTGACGGCACGCCTAATCTCAGAACAGTGATCAGGTGGGGAATCGGGATGGACTCTGTCGACCGAGAGGCCGCCGCGATGCACGGTGTAACTATACGAAACACCCCAGGTGTTTTTGGTGCGGAAGTCGCCGACTCAGCCTTTGGCTATATCTTGAATCTGGCCCGCAGCTATATCACGGTTGACGCAGCGGTTCGACGCGGAGAGTGGCCGAAAGCTGAAGGGATCACCCTGGCGAAGTCACGGCTAGGAATTATAGGCTTCGGCGCGATTGGTCAAGAAATTGCCGCACGCGGCAGGGGCTTCAGTATGGACGTTGTCGCCTTCGACCCCTACGTACCTTCACCGGCGCCACCAGGTATCACGTTATTGGATCTCGACACTCTACTAACTACGAGTAAATTCGTCGTCCTTGCGTGTCCTCTGACAGCTGATACCTACCATCTCATAGATTCACAACGGCTTGGACTGATGCGCGCTGACGCGTACCTAATAAACGTTGCCCGAGGACCCGTCGTATCTGAAGTCGACCTAATCGCAGCCCTCGAGTGCGGATTGATTTCCGGAGCAGGACTTGACGTGTTCGAAGTGGAGCCCTTACCGCTCGACAGCAGGTTACGCGAGATGCCGAATGTAGTATTGGGATCCCATAACGGGTCTAATACGAGGGAGGGCGTTAGCCGGGCTAGTCGTGCCGCGGTTGACTTCCTAATTGAGGAACTTTCGCGGTGA
- a CDS encoding SDR family NAD(P)-dependent oxidoreductase, with product MTGAAGGIGAAVCERLRSDGYRTIGLDIDRVRAADIPIQIDLRDLDELAALARQLSDVHDVSAIVHNAAVQPIAATGQTSTSDWLDTLRVNVVAVDALVSGARLSLDANHGAIVVVSSVHAHATTGGIGAYAASKAALEGWVRSAALDLGPNIRVNAVSPGAIDTPKLRQGFSRWGQESAEQRRAILLRRTALARIGEPSEVAAAISFLLNQEASFITGSVLLVDGGASARLGTE from the coding sequence GTGACGGGCGCCGCGGGGGGCATAGGGGCTGCGGTGTGCGAACGCCTTCGCTCCGATGGATACCGCACAATAGGACTCGACATTGATCGGGTGCGGGCGGCCGACATCCCAATCCAGATAGACCTTCGCGACCTTGATGAATTAGCAGCGCTTGCCCGTCAACTATCCGACGTGCACGACGTATCTGCGATCGTGCACAATGCAGCCGTTCAACCCATAGCTGCCACTGGTCAGACATCCACATCTGACTGGCTAGATACTTTGCGGGTTAATGTAGTGGCGGTCGACGCTCTGGTATCGGGGGCCCGTCTGAGCTTGGACGCAAATCACGGCGCAATTGTTGTCGTGAGCAGCGTCCATGCTCACGCGACTACCGGCGGAATAGGTGCGTACGCAGCCAGTAAGGCAGCGCTTGAAGGCTGGGTACGGTCGGCCGCACTGGATCTGGGACCGAACATACGCGTTAATGCGGTGTCTCCCGGGGCCATAGACACCCCCAAATTGCGTCAGGGATTCTCTCGATGGGGTCAGGAATCAGCCGAACAGCGGAGGGCGATCCTCCTCCGCCGCACCGCCCTCGCACGCATCGGAGAACCCAGCGAGGTAGCTGCTGCCATCTCATTCCTACTGAATCAAGAGGCTAGCTTCATTACAGGTAGTGTCCTATTGGTCGATGGCGGCGCTTCTGCTCGGCTGGGCACGGAATGA